In Fodinicola acaciae, the following proteins share a genomic window:
- a CDS encoding LysR family transcriptional regulator, giving the protein MEMREIEIFLTLADELHFGRTAQRLYLTQARVSQTIRALEERFGGQLFERTSRRVRLTPIGERLREELRPSYEQIQHAIALVTELAADVTGVLRVCVPTYSMAGPSFTAIARTFQDRYPGCRLIVSEEFPGDFDRLRKGAWDIMCHRHPIRDPDLTIGPTLSTEERVLLVRVGHPLDKRGFATTEDLADNAVIQRSGIPSEQYEEFFPTHTPTGRPIPRGPQITVTSEVLQLVARGEIVHPTVASFLVYYRHPEVTAIPLRGHPPIQSALVWVTSRENTAIRAFAQTAAETITASTSKKIEQPSHTRARQASASTNQTSGPSAHVTDRGDQIASGE; this is encoded by the coding sequence ATGGAGATGCGCGAGATAGAGATCTTCCTGACACTCGCGGATGAGTTGCACTTTGGTCGAACGGCGCAGCGGCTCTATCTCACCCAGGCGCGGGTCAGCCAGACCATCCGCGCACTGGAAGAACGGTTCGGCGGCCAGCTGTTCGAACGGACCAGCCGACGCGTACGACTAACCCCCATCGGAGAGCGACTACGCGAAGAACTGCGGCCCAGCTACGAACAGATCCAACACGCCATCGCGCTGGTGACCGAGCTGGCCGCAGACGTCACCGGCGTCCTGCGCGTCTGTGTCCCCACGTACTCAATGGCCGGACCCTCCTTCACCGCGATAGCCCGAACGTTCCAGGATCGCTACCCCGGCTGCCGGCTGATCGTCAGCGAGGAGTTCCCCGGCGACTTCGACCGGCTCCGCAAAGGAGCATGGGACATCATGTGCCACCGCCACCCGATCCGCGATCCCGACCTGACCATCGGCCCAACATTGAGCACCGAGGAGCGTGTCCTGCTCGTCCGAGTCGGACACCCCCTGGACAAGCGCGGATTCGCCACCACAGAAGACCTCGCCGACAACGCCGTCATCCAACGCAGCGGCATCCCGTCGGAACAATACGAAGAGTTCTTTCCCACCCACACACCCACCGGCCGGCCGATCCCGCGAGGGCCACAGATCACCGTCACCAGCGAAGTCCTGCAGCTCGTCGCTCGCGGCGAAATCGTGCATCCGACCGTGGCATCATTCCTGGTTTACTACCGCCACCCAGAAGTCACCGCGATACCGCTGCGCGGCCACCCGCCCATCCAAAGCGCACTCGTCTGGGTGACCAGCCGGGAAAACACCGCCATCCGCGCATTCGCTCAAACCGCGGCGGAAACAATCACCGCGAGCACATCCAAGAAAATAGAACAACCGTCGCACACCAGGGCACGACAAGCGTCCGCGTCTACCAATCAAACCAGCGGACCATCCGCTCATGTCACTGATCGGGGAGATCAAATCGCGAGCGGCGAGTAG
- a CDS encoding molybdopterin molybdotransferase MoeA, whose translation MRWRQAREAAYAAAAPIPPCAVPVAEALGSVLTKPLTALTSLPSFDRSAMDGYAVCGAGPWTIRGRQLAGQPAPSPLTSGQAYEIATGAAVPAGCFAVLPYEYARVAGTSVSGPVSAGEHIRRAGEECRRGEELLAAGTVVSAQVQGLAAAVGHDQLWVRPMPRIGAVITGDEVRTRGLPEDGCVRDAIGPLLPGFVAWSGGTLIETEFAADTEKDLIRALDSSPGELLLVSGSSSVGPADLLRRVLHGLGGTMLVERVDCRPGHPQSLARLGDGRLLVGLPGNPLAAVVAYLTLAVPVCAAMRGLPLPALETVAAPDLAAHPSRTRLVPVQVRDGVARGVAHGGSAMLRGLALADALAVVEPDGEVVLLPLP comes from the coding sequence ATGCGGTGGCGGCAGGCGCGTGAGGCGGCGTACGCGGCCGCCGCGCCGATCCCGCCGTGTGCCGTGCCGGTGGCCGAAGCTTTGGGGTCAGTGCTGACAAAACCGTTGACTGCGCTGACCTCGCTGCCATCGTTTGACCGGTCGGCGATGGACGGTTACGCGGTCTGCGGCGCCGGGCCGTGGACCATACGCGGCCGGCAGCTGGCCGGTCAGCCGGCACCGTCGCCGCTGACATCCGGCCAGGCGTACGAAATCGCCACCGGTGCGGCCGTGCCGGCCGGCTGTTTCGCTGTCCTCCCTTACGAATACGCGCGAGTCGCTGGCACGTCGGTGAGCGGACCGGTGTCGGCCGGCGAACACATCCGCCGCGCCGGTGAGGAATGCCGCCGCGGCGAGGAGTTGTTGGCCGCCGGCACGGTGGTTTCCGCGCAGGTGCAGGGATTGGCGGCCGCCGTCGGTCACGACCAGCTGTGGGTCCGTCCAATGCCGCGGATCGGTGCCGTCATCACCGGCGACGAGGTGCGTACGCGTGGCCTGCCGGAGGACGGCTGCGTACGCGACGCCATCGGTCCGCTCCTGCCGGGTTTCGTCGCCTGGTCCGGTGGCACGCTGATCGAGACCGAGTTCGCCGCGGACACCGAAAAAGACCTGATCCGTGCCCTGGATTCCTCGCCTGGCGAGCTCCTTTTGGTTTCCGGCTCATCATCGGTCGGTCCGGCCGATCTGCTGCGCCGCGTGTTGCACGGTCTCGGTGGCACGATGCTGGTCGAGCGGGTCGACTGCCGCCCCGGCCATCCGCAGAGCCTGGCACGGCTCGGTGACGGCCGGCTTCTGGTTGGCTTGCCGGGAAATCCGCTGGCGGCGGTGGTCGCCTACCTGACGCTCGCCGTGCCGGTCTGCGCCGCGATGCGCGGACTCCCGTTACCTGCCTTGGAAACCGTAGCCGCACCAGACCTGGCGGCACACCCGTCGCGTACCCGGTTGGTGCCGGTGCAGGTCCGCGACGGCGTGGCCCGAGGTGTCGCGCACGGCGGAAGTGCCATGTTGCGGGGGCTGGCATTGGCCGACGCGCTCGCCGTAGTCGAACCCGACGGCGAAGTCGTTCTCCTGCCCTTGCCCTAG
- a CDS encoding formate dehydrogenase subunit delta — protein sequence MQGTPPYVRLANDIAVQFTHLPMEEAAAEVAKHIRRFWEPRMRTQLLAHVVAGGHGLHPIATAAAQILQKQTVH from the coding sequence ATGCAGGGGACTCCGCCGTACGTGCGGCTGGCCAACGACATCGCGGTGCAGTTCACCCATCTGCCGATGGAGGAGGCCGCGGCCGAGGTTGCCAAGCACATCCGCCGTTTCTGGGAGCCGCGGATGCGGACACAGCTGCTCGCGCACGTCGTCGCCGGTGGTCACGGCCTGCATCCGATCGCGACCGCCGCGGCGCAGATCCTGCAGAAGCAAACGGTGCACTGA
- the fdhF gene encoding formate dehydrogenase subunit alpha — MTLMKEPDLGTPPVQADTLVDVEIDGQPVTVPAGTSVMRAAALAGVDIPKLCATDSLEAFGSCRLCLVEVEGGRGTPASCTTPVAAGMKVRTQTPKLEKLRRGVMELYISDHPLDCLTCPANGDCELQDMAGVVGLRDVRYGFDGENHLDAPTDSSNPYFDFDASKCIVCSRCVRACSEVQGTFALTISGRGFDSKVSPGQDELFLSSECVSCGACVQACPTSTLQEKSVVDLGMPTRTVITTCAYCGVGCSFKAELRGDELVRMVPYKDGGANEGHSCVKGRFAFGYASHPDRVLKPLMREKITDEWREVEWDEAISFVGRRLREIQDTHGIGSIGGITSSRCTDEEVYVVQKMVRAAFGNNNVDTCARVCHSPTGYGLKQTFGTSAGTQDFKSVAKADVIVVIGANPTDGHPVFASRMKKRLREGAKLIVVDPRRIDLVRSPHVEAQYHLQLAPGTNVAVVNAFAHVIVTEGLVADDFVAERCEGYEEWAEFIARPENSPEAVEDVTGVPAADLRAAARLYATGGNAAIYYGLGVTEHSQGSTMVMGMANLAMATGNIGRDGVGVNPLRGQNNVQGSCDMGSFPHELPGYRHVADDSVREIYETLWGREIQNEPGLRIPNMFDAAVDGSFKALFVQGEDIAQSDPNTSHVTAALRSLDLLVVQDLFLNETAKFAHVLLPGTSFLEKDGTFINAERRINRVRPVMAPRTGKHEWEIVCEIAQAMGYPMTYDHPSQIMDEIAITTPTFSGVSFDMLDRVGSVQWPCNANAPSGTPIMHVDGFVRGKGRFVETRYVPTSERSTRRFPLILTTGRILSQYNVGAQTRRTANIAWHPEDVLELHPHDAEVRGISDGDEVTLASRVGETTLHAKIDDRMPVGVVYTTFHHPVTGANVVTTDNSDWATNCPEYKVTAVQVRLRKPATPAETGDEVRMPALAQD, encoded by the coding sequence ATGACGCTGATGAAGGAACCCGACCTCGGCACGCCGCCGGTGCAGGCCGACACCCTGGTGGACGTGGAGATCGACGGCCAGCCGGTGACCGTGCCGGCCGGCACGTCGGTGATGCGCGCCGCGGCACTTGCTGGCGTCGACATTCCGAAGCTGTGTGCGACCGACAGCCTGGAGGCTTTCGGTTCCTGCCGGTTGTGCCTGGTGGAGGTCGAGGGTGGCCGGGGCACACCGGCGTCGTGTACGACTCCGGTCGCCGCGGGCATGAAGGTCAGGACACAGACGCCAAAACTGGAAAAACTCCGCCGCGGTGTGATGGAGCTCTACATTTCCGACCACCCGCTGGACTGCCTGACCTGTCCGGCCAACGGCGACTGCGAGTTGCAGGACATGGCCGGCGTGGTCGGCCTGCGCGACGTGCGTTATGGCTTCGACGGTGAGAACCACCTCGACGCGCCGACCGACAGCTCCAACCCGTACTTCGATTTCGACGCCAGCAAATGCATTGTCTGCTCGCGGTGCGTACGCGCGTGCTCGGAGGTGCAGGGCACCTTCGCGCTGACGATCTCCGGCCGCGGCTTCGACTCGAAGGTCTCGCCCGGCCAGGACGAGCTTTTCCTGAGCTCCGAATGTGTGTCCTGCGGCGCCTGCGTGCAGGCCTGTCCGACCTCGACACTGCAGGAAAAGTCGGTCGTCGACCTCGGCATGCCGACGCGTACGGTCATCACCACCTGCGCGTACTGCGGCGTTGGCTGTTCCTTCAAGGCGGAGCTGCGCGGCGACGAACTCGTGCGCATGGTGCCATACAAGGACGGCGGCGCCAACGAAGGACATTCCTGCGTGAAGGGCCGGTTTGCCTTTGGCTACGCGAGTCATCCCGACCGGGTGCTGAAGCCGCTGATGCGCGAGAAGATCACCGACGAGTGGCGTGAGGTCGAGTGGGACGAGGCGATCTCGTTCGTCGGGCGCCGCCTGCGCGAGATCCAGGACACGCACGGCATCGGCTCCATTGGCGGCATCACGTCCTCGCGCTGCACCGACGAAGAGGTCTACGTCGTACAGAAAATGGTGCGCGCGGCCTTCGGCAACAACAACGTCGACACTTGCGCGCGGGTCTGCCACTCGCCGACCGGCTATGGCCTGAAGCAGACTTTCGGCACGTCCGCCGGCACCCAGGACTTCAAGTCGGTCGCCAAGGCCGACGTGATCGTGGTGATCGGCGCGAACCCGACCGACGGCCATCCGGTTTTCGCGTCGCGGATGAAGAAACGGCTGCGCGAAGGCGCCAAGCTGATCGTCGTCGACCCGCGGCGGATCGACCTGGTCCGGTCGCCGCACGTCGAGGCGCAGTATCACCTGCAGCTGGCTCCCGGCACGAATGTGGCCGTAGTCAACGCTTTCGCGCATGTCATCGTCACCGAGGGCCTGGTGGCCGACGACTTCGTCGCCGAGAGGTGCGAAGGATACGAAGAATGGGCCGAGTTCATCGCCCGCCCGGAAAACAGCCCGGAGGCGGTCGAGGACGTCACCGGAGTGCCGGCCGCGGACCTGCGCGCGGCGGCACGTTTGTACGCCACAGGTGGAAACGCCGCGATCTACTACGGCCTCGGCGTCACCGAGCACAGCCAGGGCTCGACGATGGTGATGGGGATGGCCAACCTCGCGATGGCCACCGGCAACATCGGCCGCGACGGCGTCGGCGTGAACCCGTTGCGTGGTCAGAACAACGTGCAGGGCTCGTGTGACATGGGGTCGTTCCCGCACGAGCTGCCAGGCTATCGGCACGTCGCCGACGACAGCGTACGGGAGATCTACGAGACGCTGTGGGGGCGCGAGATCCAGAACGAGCCGGGACTGCGCATCCCGAACATGTTCGACGCGGCCGTCGACGGCTCGTTCAAGGCACTTTTCGTGCAGGGTGAGGACATCGCGCAGTCCGACCCCAACACCTCGCATGTCACGGCCGCGCTCAGGTCCCTCGACCTGCTGGTGGTGCAGGACCTTTTCCTCAACGAGACGGCGAAGTTTGCGCACGTGTTGCTGCCTGGCACGTCCTTCCTGGAAAAGGACGGCACGTTCATCAACGCCGAGCGACGGATCAACCGCGTACGGCCGGTGATGGCGCCGCGGACCGGCAAGCACGAGTGGGAGATCGTCTGCGAGATCGCGCAGGCGATGGGTTATCCGATGACGTACGACCATCCGAGCCAGATCATGGACGAGATCGCCATCACCACGCCGACGTTTTCCGGAGTTTCGTTCGACATGCTTGACCGCGTCGGCAGTGTGCAGTGGCCGTGCAACGCCAACGCGCCAAGCGGCACGCCGATCATGCACGTCGACGGTTTCGTACGCGGCAAGGGAAGGTTTGTCGAGACGCGCTATGTGCCGACCAGCGAGCGCAGCACGCGGCGTTTCCCGCTGATCCTCACCACCGGCCGGATCCTGTCGCAATACAACGTCGGCGCGCAGACGCGGCGTACGGCGAACATCGCGTGGCATCCGGAGGACGTGCTGGAGTTGCACCCGCATGACGCGGAAGTGCGCGGCATTTCCGACGGCGACGAGGTGACGTTGGCCAGCCGGGTCGGAGAAACCACGCTGCACGCGAAAATCGACGACCGGATGCCGGTCGGTGTGGTCTACACGACCTTCCACCATCCGGTCACCGGCGCGAACGTCGTCACCACCGACAATTCCGACTGGGCCACCAACTGTCCGGAATACAAGGTGACCGCGGTGCAGGTACGGTTGCGGAAACCGGCCACGCCGGCCGAAACTGGCGACGAGGTGCGCATGCCGGCGCTGGCTCAGGATTGA
- a CDS encoding formate dehydrogenase beta subunit, whose translation MTVTVYVPRDSAAKSVGADEIAAAIAEDPRVRLIRNGSRGMLWLEPLVEVVTPEGRIGYGPVAPEDVEGLFAVGFLDGADHRLRLGPVDQLEWLASQTRVTFARVGVVDPLSTEDYVAHGGMAGLHKALSMTQEEVIAEVTESGLRGRGGAGFPTGIKWKTVLDAQSPLKFVCCNADEGDSGTFADRMLMEGDPFTLIEGMTIAAYAVGATEGYIYVRSEYPDAVSVLRQAIELAYARGWLGDDILGSGLTFDLAVRVGAGAYICGEETSMLESLEGKRGVIRAKPPIPALHGLFGKPTIVNNVLSLGSVPMILADGAKAFAAYGVGRSRGTQVFQLAGNIARGGIVETAFGVTLGDLVNHYGGGSRSGRPVRAVQVGGPLGAYLPVSQFDLPMDYEAFAAAGAMVGHGGVVVFDDTVDMAKQARFAMEFCAVESCGKCTPCRIGSVRGVEVIDKIIAGRNRSENLVLLDDLCDLMTDGSLCAMGGLTPMPVRSAVKHFPEDFNKLPTEGFSILEATQSLEAGR comes from the coding sequence ATGACCGTCACCGTTTACGTTCCACGAGACTCGGCCGCGAAATCCGTCGGTGCCGACGAGATCGCCGCCGCGATCGCCGAAGATCCGCGCGTACGACTGATCCGCAACGGATCGCGCGGCATGCTGTGGCTTGAGCCACTGGTCGAGGTCGTCACTCCGGAAGGCCGCATCGGTTATGGACCGGTGGCGCCCGAAGACGTGGAGGGCTTGTTCGCGGTCGGTTTTCTGGACGGCGCCGACCATCGGCTCCGGCTCGGTCCGGTCGACCAACTGGAATGGCTGGCCAGCCAGACCCGCGTCACTTTCGCGCGCGTCGGCGTGGTCGATCCACTGTCCACTGAGGACTATGTGGCACACGGCGGCATGGCCGGCCTGCACAAGGCGCTGTCGATGACTCAGGAAGAGGTCATCGCCGAGGTCACCGAGTCGGGTCTGCGCGGCCGCGGCGGCGCCGGTTTTCCGACCGGCATCAAGTGGAAAACCGTGCTTGACGCGCAGTCGCCGCTGAAGTTCGTGTGCTGCAACGCCGACGAGGGCGACAGCGGCACGTTCGCCGACCGGATGCTGATGGAAGGCGACCCGTTCACCCTCATCGAGGGCATGACCATCGCCGCGTACGCTGTCGGCGCCACCGAGGGCTACATCTACGTCCGGTCCGAATATCCGGACGCGGTTTCGGTGCTGCGCCAGGCGATCGAGCTCGCGTACGCGCGCGGCTGGCTCGGCGACGACATCCTCGGCTCAGGACTGACGTTCGACCTCGCCGTGCGGGTCGGCGCCGGTGCGTACATCTGCGGCGAGGAAACCTCGATGCTGGAGAGCCTGGAAGGCAAGCGCGGCGTGATCCGTGCCAAGCCGCCGATTCCGGCTCTGCACGGCCTTTTCGGCAAGCCGACGATCGTCAACAACGTGCTGTCGCTGGGATCGGTGCCGATGATCCTGGCCGATGGCGCCAAGGCGTTCGCCGCGTACGGTGTGGGCCGCTCACGTGGCACGCAGGTTTTCCAGCTGGCTGGCAACATCGCGCGCGGCGGCATTGTCGAGACGGCTTTTGGCGTCACGCTTGGAGATCTGGTCAACCATTACGGCGGCGGCAGCCGTTCCGGCCGGCCGGTGCGCGCGGTGCAGGTCGGCGGACCGCTCGGCGCGTATCTGCCGGTCTCGCAGTTTGACCTTCCGATGGATTACGAGGCGTTCGCCGCGGCCGGCGCGATGGTTGGCCACGGTGGCGTCGTGGTTTTCGACGACACCGTCGACATGGCCAAGCAGGCCAGGTTTGCGATGGAGTTCTGCGCGGTGGAGTCCTGCGGCAAATGCACGCCGTGCCGGATCGGGTCCGTACGCGGCGTCGAGGTGATCGACAAGATCATCGCCGGCCGCAACAGATCCGAAAACCTGGTCCTGCTCGACGATCTATGCGACCTGATGACCGACGGGTCGCTGTGCGCGATGGGTGGCCTGACGCCGATGCCGGTGCGCAGTGCGGTGAAGCATTTTCCCGAAGACTTCAACAAACTTCCGACCGAGGGCTTCTCGATCCTGGAGGCCACGCAGTCACTGGAGGCCGGCCGATGA
- a CDS encoding formate dehydrogenase subunit gamma, translated as MALLQENVEEVVRGAVEAHRDDRGALLPILHDIQEKLGYIDATVVPILAKELNLSRADVHGVVTFYHDFRKNPAGATTVRICRAEACQSVGAERLTELVKSRLGVDFGQTTPDGGVTLEQVFCFGNCALGPAVQVGEKLYGRMDADRLAGVLEAGR; from the coding sequence TTGGCCTTGTTGCAAGAGAACGTGGAGGAGGTCGTCCGCGGTGCCGTCGAGGCACATCGCGACGATCGCGGCGCGCTGCTGCCGATTCTGCACGACATCCAGGAAAAGCTCGGTTACATCGACGCCACGGTCGTACCGATCCTGGCCAAGGAGCTCAACCTGTCGCGAGCTGACGTGCACGGCGTGGTGACTTTTTATCATGATTTCCGCAAAAATCCGGCCGGTGCGACGACCGTACGGATCTGCCGCGCCGAGGCCTGCCAGTCGGTCGGCGCCGAACGGCTGACCGAGCTGGTGAAATCGCGGCTCGGCGTCGACTTCGGACAGACCACGCCGGACGGCGGCGTCACGCTCGAGCAGGTGTTCTGTTTCGGCAACTGCGCGCTCGGACCTGCCGTGCAGGTCGGCGAGAAACTGTATGGCCGGATGGACGCCGACCGGCTCGCCGGAGTGCTGGAGGCGGGCCGATGA
- a CDS encoding DUF6457 domain-containing protein, whose protein sequence is MNTLAEWTKRVSAELELDPDTMDQTVLLDLAKEAAHNVARPAAPLTTFLVGVAVGRGLPLAEAAAKVTAMAASWSDDSGLQTESNPK, encoded by the coding sequence ATGAACACGTTGGCGGAGTGGACGAAGCGGGTCAGCGCCGAGCTGGAGCTGGATCCGGACACCATGGATCAAACGGTTCTTCTGGATCTGGCAAAGGAAGCCGCACACAACGTGGCGCGGCCGGCCGCACCGCTCACCACCTTCCTCGTCGGAGTGGCGGTCGGCCGCGGCCTGCCGCTGGCCGAGGCGGCCGCCAAGGTCACCGCGATGGCCGCTTCCTGGTCCGACGACAGCGGATTGCAGACAGAATCCAATCCAAAATAA
- the fdhD gene encoding formate dehydrogenase accessory sulfurtransferase FdhD, which produces MGRVTTRRRVIRLRDGEPTGRPDTLVAEEPLEIRVNGKPLSVTMRTPVDDFDLAAGFLVSEGVISAASQLVSIRYCAGATADGQNTYNVLDATLANGVPGPDPSIERNFYTTSSCGLCGKASLDAVRTNAAYSIVDDPLRVTADVIVTLPETLRAAQKVFDRTGGLHAAGLFDADGNLLCLREDVGRHNAVDKVVGWAVRDGQLPLSGTILMVSGRASFELVQKATMAGIPMMTAVSAPSSLAVDLAVEMGLTLIGFLRGNSMNIYSGAHRLDLEPAPVG; this is translated from the coding sequence ATGGGACGCGTGACGACCCGGCGACGGGTGATCCGGCTGCGCGACGGCGAGCCGACCGGCCGTCCGGACACGTTGGTGGCCGAGGAGCCGTTGGAAATCCGGGTAAACGGCAAGCCGTTGTCGGTGACCATGCGGACACCGGTCGACGATTTCGACCTGGCGGCGGGCTTTCTGGTCAGCGAAGGCGTGATCAGCGCCGCGAGCCAGCTCGTCTCGATCCGTTACTGCGCCGGCGCGACCGCGGACGGGCAAAACACCTACAACGTCCTGGACGCGACCCTCGCCAACGGCGTGCCTGGCCCGGATCCCTCCATCGAACGCAATTTCTACACGACCTCGTCGTGTGGCCTGTGTGGGAAAGCCAGCCTCGACGCGGTGCGTACGAACGCGGCGTACTCGATCGTCGACGATCCGCTGCGCGTCACCGCGGATGTCATCGTGACACTGCCGGAGACTTTGCGCGCGGCACAGAAGGTTTTCGACCGTACGGGCGGACTGCACGCCGCCGGTCTTTTCGACGCGGACGGCAACCTGTTGTGTCTTCGCGAGGACGTCGGCCGGCACAACGCCGTCGACAAGGTCGTCGGTTGGGCCGTACGCGATGGCCAGTTGCCGTTGTCCGGCACCATTCTGATGGTCAGCGGGCGCGCTTCTTTCGAGCTGGTACAAAAAGCCACCATGGCCGGCATCCCGATGATGACCGCGGTCTCCGCGCCGTCGTCGCTCGCGGTGGACTTGGCGGTGGAAATGGGTCTGACGCTGATCGGTTTTCTCCGCGGCAACTCAATGAACATCTACTCCGGCGCGCACCGGCTCGACCTCGAACCCGCTCCGGTCGGCTAG
- a CDS encoding lasso peptide biosynthesis B2 protein yields MSTPVVFRRPPRLPVWRRAAPLLAVGFAFLLARLRPDRLRQVLRTVARRAKPATVAQASAARAKVTSVSLRCATEHCLQRSIAAALLCRLGGAWPTFCTGVRTAPFAAHAWIEVDGEPIDEPTSTAGFHVLIRI; encoded by the coding sequence ATGAGTACGCCGGTCGTTTTCCGGCGCCCGCCGCGGCTCCCGGTCTGGCGGCGGGCGGCTCCGCTGCTGGCGGTCGGCTTCGCGTTTCTGTTGGCACGCCTGCGACCAGATCGCCTCCGACAGGTGCTGCGGACGGTCGCGCGTCGGGCCAAGCCGGCCACGGTCGCGCAGGCAAGTGCCGCACGCGCGAAAGTCACGTCGGTCAGCCTGCGTTGCGCGACCGAACACTGCCTGCAGCGATCGATCGCCGCCGCGTTGTTGTGCCGGTTGGGCGGCGCTTGGCCGACATTCTGCACCGGCGTACGCACGGCACCTTTCGCCGCTCACGCCTGGATCGAGGTCGACGGCGAGCCAATCGACGAACCCACCAGCACCGCCGGTTTCCACGTCCTGATCCGGATCTAG
- a CDS encoding lasso peptide biosynthesis PqqD family chaperone, whose protein sequence is MRLADGVAATDTADGLVLLNQRTGIFWQVNGSGRMVVQLLLAGNDQTAAVGQLVRSYRVSTQQAADDVAALVAQLRSAGLVTG, encoded by the coding sequence ATGCGGTTGGCTGATGGAGTCGCGGCGACCGACACCGCGGACGGCCTGGTCCTGCTCAACCAGCGGACCGGGATTTTCTGGCAGGTCAACGGTTCGGGCCGGATGGTCGTGCAGCTTTTGTTGGCCGGAAACGACCAAACCGCTGCCGTCGGTCAGTTGGTGCGCAGCTATCGGGTTTCCACGCAGCAGGCAGCCGACGACGTGGCCGCGTTGGTGGCGCAGCTGCGCTCGGCCGGGCTGGTGACCGGATGA